Proteins encoded by one window of Bacteroidota bacterium:
- a CDS encoding PorT family protein has protein sequence MKKIILSVAIFCMVISTVRAQEFRFGLTASPVFDWLRVEGDQSENIGTKFGFQYGLLFDQTIGSVERYAFSTGLIINYANSGITYIDTVGPVDITSEWDAKTQYIEIPLTVRLRTNEINYISYYGQFGVTPGVCIKARGDYSIDGTVLYEDTNFRDKDNESGSQYQLLNVSLTLGAGLEYSMAENTAIMAGIFFQNGFANVIDDDIDDNSSTLKQFGIRLGVLF, from the coding sequence ATGAAGAAAATTATATTATCTGTTGCAATATTTTGTATGGTGATAAGCACCGTACGCGCACAAGAGTTTCGTTTCGGACTAACCGCCTCGCCGGTTTTTGACTGGTTGAGAGTGGAAGGAGACCAATCAGAGAACATAGGAACCAAATTTGGCTTCCAATATGGATTACTTTTCGATCAAACGATAGGAAGTGTTGAAAGATATGCTTTTTCAACGGGCTTGATTATTAACTACGCAAATTCCGGAATTACTTATATAGATACTGTTGGCCCCGTTGACATAACTTCTGAATGGGATGCTAAAACACAATATATTGAAATACCATTAACAGTGAGATTGCGCACTAACGAAATAAATTATATTAGTTACTACGGACAATTTGGTGTAACCCCGGGAGTTTGTATCAAAGCAAGAGGTGATTATTCCATTGATGGAACTGTTTTATATGAGGATACCAATTTCAGAGATAAAGACAACGAATCTGGCTCTCAATATCAATTGCTGAATGTGAGTTTAACCTTAGGTGCGGGATTAGAATATTCTATGGCAGAAAATACCGCTATTATGGCGGGTATATTTTTCCAAAATGGATTTGCAAATGTTATTGATGATGATATCGACGATAATAGTTCAACTCTTAAACAATTCGGTATACGCCTGGGCGTTTTATTCTGA
- the apaG gene encoding Co2+/Mg2+ efflux protein ApaG, with the protein MVTSITQGVKVSVETFFQHNYSKNGEFVFAYRVTIENKSENTVQLLRRHWHIYDGMGIWREVEGEGVVGETPVIVPGAFHQYVSGCNLIAPMGKMKGTYLMIKKLDGKHFDVVIPEFQMIAPFMLN; encoded by the coding sequence ATGGTAACAAGCATTACTCAAGGTGTTAAAGTTAGTGTGGAAACATTCTTCCAGCACAACTATTCCAAAAATGGAGAGTTTGTATTTGCGTATCGTGTAACTATTGAAAACAAGAGTGAAAACACGGTTCAATTACTTCGCAGGCACTGGCATATTTATGACGGTATGGGCATTTGGCGGGAGGTAGAGGGTGAAGGTGTGGTTGGTGAAACCCCGGTTATTGTTCCCGGAGCCTTTCATCAATATGTATCAGGATGCAATCTTATAGCACCAATGGGGAAAATGAAAGGAACCTACCTCATGATCAAAAAACTCGATGGCAAACACTTTGATGTTGTTATTCCGGAGTTTCAGATGATAGCACCTTTTATGTTGAACTGA
- the gmk gene encoding guanylate kinase: MSGKLIIVTAPSGAGKTTVVKHLLNTIPSLAFSVSATTRNKRENEVDGKDYYFLSNDAFKSKIASNEFVEWEEVYPGKFYGTLEGELSRLWKDGKNIIFDVDVKGALSLKNKYPEKTLSIFIQPPSLEILIERLKKRATETPETLKTRIDRATLELSFHDRFDFSIVNDKLDITLQRAEELVNNFLG, translated from the coding sequence CGTAACAGCACCTTCAGGAGCCGGAAAAACTACAGTAGTAAAACACCTGTTAAATACAATTCCTTCCCTTGCGTTTTCAGTTTCTGCAACCACAAGAAATAAAAGAGAAAATGAAGTGGATGGAAAAGATTATTATTTTCTATCCAACGATGCCTTTAAATCTAAAATCGCGTCAAACGAATTTGTAGAATGGGAAGAAGTTTATCCCGGAAAATTTTATGGAACATTGGAGGGTGAACTTTCCAGATTGTGGAAAGATGGCAAAAACATCATTTTTGATGTAGATGTAAAAGGTGCTTTAAGTTTAAAAAATAAATATCCGGAAAAAACTTTATCCATTTTTATTCAGCCTCCTTCTCTTGAAATATTAATTGAAAGATTAAAAAAACGCGCCACCGAAACTCCCGAAACTCTAAAAACAAGAATTGACAGAGCAACATTGGAACTGAGCTTCCACGATCGGTTCGATTTTTCCATCGTAAACGACAAATTGGACATTACTCTCCAAAGAGCAGAGGAACTAGTGAATAACTTTCTGGGTTAA